In Sodalis ligni, a single genomic region encodes these proteins:
- the yciA gene encoding acyl-CoA thioester hydrolase YciA translates to MSEKPVLPSGELVLRTLAMPADTNANGDIFGGWLMSQMDMGGAILAKEIAEGRVVTVKVDGMTFLKPVAVGDVICCYARCTRTGTSSLNINVEVWVKKVSSEPIGQRYRATEAAFTYVAVDPEGEARPLPDGKRHYLPDET, encoded by the coding sequence ATGAGCGAAAAACCGGTTTTACCCAGCGGCGAGCTGGTGCTGCGAACCTTGGCGATGCCTGCCGATACGAATGCCAACGGTGATATTTTCGGCGGCTGGCTTATGTCGCAGATGGATATGGGCGGGGCCATCCTGGCGAAAGAAATCGCCGAGGGCCGCGTGGTGACGGTAAAGGTGGACGGCATGACCTTCCTGAAACCGGTGGCGGTGGGGGATGTTATTTGCTGTTATGCCCGCTGTACGCGTACCGGCACCAGTTCGCTGAATATCAATGTGGAAGTGTGGGTGAAAAAAGTCTCGTCCGAACCCATCGGCCAGCGATATCGCGCCACCGAGGCGGCATTTACCTACGTGGCGGTGGACCCGGAAGGCGAAGCCCGCCCCCTGCCCGACGGCAAACGCCATTATCTGCCGGATGAAACCTGA
- a CDS encoding YkgJ family cysteine cluster protein, producing MRESDNPCMNCGACCAWFRVSFYWAEGDDGGGIVPHELTEPLTPFLRCMAGTNDKKPRCRALAGEVGSSVHCSVYAARPSPCREFIRTGEQGQANDACDRARAAYGLPPLPLNAPGRPLKNETRTDMAAGCQRSD from the coding sequence ATGCGCGAAAGTGACAATCCTTGTATGAATTGCGGCGCCTGCTGCGCCTGGTTCCGTGTGTCCTTTTATTGGGCGGAGGGGGACGACGGCGGCGGCATCGTTCCCCATGAGCTCACCGAACCCCTCACGCCGTTCCTGCGCTGCATGGCGGGCACCAACGACAAAAAACCGCGCTGCCGCGCATTGGCCGGCGAAGTAGGCTCCTCGGTGCATTGCTCCGTTTATGCCGCAAGACCTTCCCCCTGCCGGGAATTTATCAGGACCGGCGAACAAGGTCAGGCCAACGACGCCTGCGATCGCGCCAGAGCCGCCTACGGCTTGCCGCCCCTGCCGTTAAACGCACCGGGCCGGCCGCTGAAAAACGAAACTCGCACGGATATGGCCGCGGGGTGCCAACGGTCGGATTAA
- a CDS encoding septation protein A, translated as MKQFLDFLPLVVFFVVYKLYDIYIASGALIAASALVLAFTWIRYRKVEKVTLLTFILVAIFGSLTMYYHNAEFIKWKVTVIYSLFAIALLVSQFVMGKPLIQRMLGKEMTLPPQVWNNLNVAWALFFIACGALNIYIAFWLPQNVWVNFKVFGLTGLTLLFTLLSGVYVYRHMTEDQKDPH; from the coding sequence ATGAAGCAGTTTCTCGATTTTCTGCCGTTAGTGGTTTTTTTCGTCGTTTATAAACTGTACGACATTTATATCGCTTCCGGGGCGCTGATTGCCGCCTCTGCCCTGGTATTGGCTTTTACCTGGATCAGATATCGCAAAGTTGAAAAAGTGACGTTGCTAACCTTCATTCTGGTGGCTATTTTCGGCTCCCTGACCATGTATTATCACAATGCCGAATTTATAAAATGGAAGGTGACGGTCATTTACAGCCTGTTCGCCATCGCGCTGCTGGTGAGCCAGTTCGTTATGGGAAAACCGCTGATACAGCGCATGCTGGGCAAGGAGATGACGCTGCCGCCCCAGGTATGGAATAACCTGAATGTGGCATGGGCGCTGTTTTTTATCGCCTGCGGCGCGCTGAATATCTATATCGCCTTCTGGCTGCCGCAAAATGTCTGGGTTAATTTCAAGGTATTCGGCCTGACCGGTCTGACGCTGCTGTTTACCCTGCTGAGCGGCGTTTATGTCTATCGTCATATGACGGAAGATCAAAAAGATCCCCATTAA
- a CDS encoding YciC family protein: MPIMASTLYRDMLNFTRNQFVSIVLLALLTALISVSLGHALSPNTDQLLVLNGEGTAATDTANMSLQELVQQMTPEQQRVLLRASAAGTFAGLVGNVILAGALLTMIRLVSNRQPTSVLRAVGLSVPILPRLLLLIFITTLLVQLGLLLIVIPGILLAIAFSLAPVIAASENLGVFKSMRLSSKLAFANLRLITPAVLVWLLAKAAVLVLAAQFTQVSSLVAAVLLNGLSNIISALLLIYLYRLYMLLRQA; the protein is encoded by the coding sequence ATGCCAATTATGGCAAGTACCTTATACCGTGATATGTTGAATTTCACCCGCAATCAATTCGTCAGTATTGTGCTATTGGCACTGCTGACGGCGCTGATAAGCGTCTCGTTGGGTCACGCCTTATCACCAAATACCGATCAATTGCTGGTTCTCAACGGGGAAGGTACGGCAGCTACGGATACGGCCAATATGAGTTTGCAGGAGTTGGTGCAGCAAATGACGCCGGAACAGCAACGGGTATTGCTCAGGGCTTCCGCCGCCGGCACCTTTGCCGGCCTGGTGGGCAACGTCATACTGGCCGGGGCGTTATTAACCATGATTCGGCTGGTATCCAACCGGCAGCCCACCAGCGTGCTTCGGGCGGTGGGCCTTTCCGTGCCGATTCTTCCCCGTCTGTTATTATTAATCTTTATCACCACGCTGTTGGTGCAATTGGGACTATTGTTAATAGTGATACCCGGCATCCTGCTGGCTATTGCCTTCAGCCTGGCGCCTGTCATTGCCGCCAGCGAGAATCTGGGGGTATTTAAGTCCATGCGACTGAGTAGTAAACTGGCGTTTGCCAATCTTCGCCTGATTACGCCGGCGGTGCTGGTTTGGCTGCTGGCCAAAGCCGCGGTATTGGTTCTGGCGGCGCAATTTACCCAGGTATCATCTCTGGTTGCGGCGGTACTGCTTAATGGATTAAGTAATATTATCTCCGCCTTGTTGCTCATTTATTTGTATCGTCTGTATATGCTGCTGCGTCAGGCATAA